The sequence below is a genomic window from Pleurocapsa sp. PCC 7327.
TAATGTCCTTGTTGCGTCTCTTCAACACCTGCTTTAAACCACTCTTGCGCGGAGATCGGATTAATTTCTGCTGCTTGAGTAGCCCGACCGAAGAGGGAAACGAAGAGCAATACCGAAATCAAAAACTTGGCAAGTTTTCTCCGAGCGAATTGGGCAAGCATTTTCCCTTTCTAATCGCGATCGCCCTTAATTTTCGGCAAGATTTCTAGCGATGTCAAAAGACAAGCTGTCAAACAAACTTCAATAGTTATTGGGTAGTAGATATAGCAATCCTAAAATGAGTTATGAACATTTCGCGAGCATCCTGCTCGCACTCACCAATCAATTAAGACTGCTATAGTCGTTAGTAGAAGATTTCCCACTAACAGCTAACTACTAACTAAAAAGCGATCTCTACTAACTTATTTTTTGAAGATAAACCGGACTTAATCAAAACTTGTGATTTCGTGACCTTGAATTTTTTGGCAAGCAGTTCGATGAGTTCTTGATTGGCTTTTCCATCAATTGGAGGCGATTTTAAATAAATAAATAAACTTTCGTCATCAGCTTCTTCTATTCTTTGTTGTTTGGAGTTAGGTTTAACTTTTACTTGAATTTTCATCAACTTTCTGTTATTCAATTTAACATCCTTGCGGGAAGTCCCCCAGTGCAGGGAAACGGAACTGGGGGATGAAAGCAAGGGCAGGATATAGTTAGCTACGCGGAGAATCTTGTTGCTTGATAGATTTTTTCAAAACATCAAGCGATACTCCGCCACTGGAATTGACCAAGTATGAGCTAGACCAAAAAACAGGTTTCCAGTAGTATTTGTCAACATGAGACTTGAACTCCTTGCGAATTAGTCTGCTTGATGACGCTTTGAGAACTTTTACAAACTCAGAAATCTGGTTGTCTGGAGACAGACTGACCAATTGAGACCCCGTCCTTAAGGACGGGGATTTATAATGCTTTTTTGTTGTTCACCTAGTGAGAATTTCAGAAGTAATCACCTTGCCTCGATACTTCGTTACCAATACAATATGCAAGTGAATACAAAATAGAGCATGAGAACTCTTTCTGAGCAAAGGTTGCACTGGGCGTTAAGTGAATGGTACGCTCGCACCCATGAGAGTAACACGTAGAACCACCTTTCGCTTATATCCAACTAAATCTCAGGAGTCGAAATTGCATTATTGGCGACGACTTCATAAAGATTTGTTCAAGGCCTGTCTTTACCACAGAAAGACAGAATATCAGCGTTTTGGGAATTCTATTAGCTACTATGACCAGCAAAATATTCTGCCAGATTTCAAAGAATGTTGGCCTGAATATAAAGAATTAGGTGCGCAAGCTTTACAGGCAACGGTAAAGGGTGTTGACTATGCCTTTCAACGTTTTTTCCGTGGATTGAGTGGATACCCAAAATTCAAGTCTGCACGACATGATCGTGGTCGGACTTATCCAGGAATAAGTGGATGGAAAGCGCATACATCAGGCGATAACGGCTACCTGGAATTGTCTAATTTAGGACAAATTCAGATGAGAGGTAAAGCTAGAACTTGGGGGACACCAACAACTTGTACAATCATCTGGAAACCAGGTAAATGGTATGCTTCAATCACTGTAAACTGCGAACCAAAACGAGAAACTAGCACTGGTGCTATAGGTTTAGATTTTGGTACTCACCACGCTATTGCTTGTTCAGATGGAACAATAATTGCTCCTCCGAAATTTTTAGCCAAAACTCAACAAAAAATAAAGCAATTATCTAAGAGATTACGTCGCAAGCGTGCGCCTAATTTCAAAAAGAAGATTAAAGCATCTAAACGTTGGAGAAAAGCCAGGAAACAAATTAGTAGACTTCAAAGTAAAGTGACCAATCAAAGACAAGATTGGCAACATCAAGTAGCTACACAGATAGTAAAGAGTAATTCACTGGTAGCTACTGAGAAGTCGAACATCAAAGGGATGACTCGTAAAGCAAACAAGGGCAGCCAAAGAAAACATCAAAAAACAGGACTCAATAGCTCGCTGTTAGATGTTGGGATTGGCAATCTAACTTCACTAATCAGATCTAAGCTCAGTGAATGTAGTGGGGTATTTGTTGAAGTACCTCTCAAAATTGCACCATCCCAAACTTGCCCTCGGTGTGGTTACAAAAAGAAAAAAGAGTTAGCCGAGCGTGTGCATCATTGTGAAAACTGCAACTTCACTGCGGCTCGTGATGTGGCAGCATCAATGGTAATGCTCAATTACGCTTTGGGGTTAGGAACTAGCCTCTCAAACGCTGATGCTGAACCTCTTTCTAAGACCCCACAGCATTGTGGAGGGTTTAGGAAAGTTCAGCAGGTGAAGCGTCAGAAACCTCGGAGGTAGCGCAAGCGAAGTCCGTAGGTAGTTCATAAGCCTACCGATCGACAGCTCCAAGATTTAGAAAAGCAACAACCCAACCCTGTTGTTAGAATTAGGGTTGGGTAATTAACTCTTAGCGAGAGCGACCGAACGCTATCTTACAAGTACAGGTCGTCCCAAAGGTATAGTATGTCATGTTGAGCGTAGCGATCGCGACGCGAAATATCTGAATATACCAACTTCCTGCACTCAGAATGACAAAATGGACTTTTGGGATGTCTTCTTAGCCAACATAGGAACAAGACGGACAAAATAGATAATCATCTTTGGGAATATAACGATCTAGCATCTCTAAATGCAAATCGAGAATCTGAGCAATTCCCTCAGTGACATAATGCTCGATAAGCAAGCGAAGTTCTAGAGACCGATAAGGAAACTTAGTTTTCGAGAGTCGATGTTGCCTATTTTTGAGATCTGCGTTTTCTGTCTCAATTTTATCAAGAACATAGGCGCTCAATTTTTGACGAAAACCAGGGATCGCCAAAATTTTCTCACACAATTCATCCGAATAAAGTTGCAGTGCATTTTCAATTTCTTCATCAATCGATTTTTGCACTGAATTTACCCAGATTGAGGTCGAGATAGTCATTTCAGTTCCTTCCTGTCGTAGTCGATGCTAGAATTCACTGCTTACTTTAATTCCCCAACCTCAAAATTTTGTGAAGGAAATCGGGAAGAAATCGGGAAGAAGCCGCCAACTGCGATCGCAAAAGATTAAGCAAGCCGAGCCATAACCTGCGTCGCTTTGCAGTACTCCTTAAGGTTCCCTCAAAGCATCCCGCTCGCTACCCAACTCCTCTACTAAAGTTGATTGTCGCGGCATGTTGAGTCGATAACCGATACCGTGAACCGTCTCGATTAACTGCTTGGGAGCGCCTGCGGAGTTTAGTTTGTGGCGCAGGCTTTTGATATGTGCTTTGACTGTTTCTTCTGTTGGCGGTTCTTCTAAAGACCAGATGTGTTCGATAATAACGCTGCGACTGATAACCCGTCGACCATAGCGCATGAGAAGTTCTAGGATGGCATATTCTTTGGGAGTGATGTGGAGGAAACGATCGCCATAAGTAACTTCAAAGGTACTCGGATTAAGGCGCAAGCTACCCCAGGTTAAAATCGGAGGCGCACAAATCTCGCTCCTACGCAGCAAGGCTCGAATTCTTGCAAATAGCTCCGATAAATCGAAAGGTTTGACGATATAGTCATCGGCTCCGGCATCTAATCCAGCAACTTTGTCGGTGCTAGCGTCGCAGGCAGTCAGAATGAGGATGGGTTTGAGAAAACCGCGATCGCGCAGCCGTTTGCACAAGCTAATACCATCTAATTTAGGCAGCATCACATCTAACAAAACGAGATCGTAGTCGATTGTTGCAATTTGCCGCCAAGCCGCTTCCCCATTTTGGACGACATCAACCGCATAGCGTTGGTTGGCAAGCGCTTCAGATAAGCTGACAGCTAGCGTTACATCATCTTCAGCCAGGAGAAATCTCATGGAAGGTTTATTCTTTTGTTTTTTTGTTTTGAGTCGATTTTGAAGGCTTTACCAACTGCTCTTCCTTATCAAAATAATATACGAGGTTCTCGCTAGCGATCCGAGGTGGGGCGATCGCCAAAAATATTTTTTAACGATTAACCTCTTGCAAAATTATCCGACCTGTCGCTATAATAAGAGGCTGTTGTCAGCAATCCTCGGTAGCTCAGCGGTAGAGCGGTCGGCTGTTAACCGATTGGTCGTAGGTTCGAATCCTACCCGGGGAGTTAATAAATTAACCCAAATCTTGCACTGCGATCGGTAAGCCTCATATTCCGCCAAGAAATAAATTTCTTGGCTAACAGCCCAAGTCCATTAAAATGGACTAAATTAATTCTGCTGTGAGTCTTCTTTAGAAGCGGGTCATCTCTCAGGTGCAAAAAATAGATTGCCGTGGAAAGATTCCCACGGCAATCTGTCAGAATCTATTCAATTGATAGCTTAAATTAAACTAGCTTCAAATTGGGATATTCAGC
It includes:
- a CDS encoding response regulator transcription factor, which produces MRFLLAEDDVTLAVSLSEALANQRYAVDVVQNGEAAWRQIATIDYDLVLLDVMLPKLDGISLCKRLRDRGFLKPILILTACDASTDKVAGLDAGADDYIVKPFDLSELFARIRALLRRSEICAPPILTWGSLRLNPSTFEVTYGDRFLHITPKEYAILELLMRYGRRVISRSVIIEHIWSLEEPPTEETVKAHIKSLRHKLNSAGAPKQLIETVHGIGYRLNMPRQSTLVEELGSERDALREP
- the tnpA gene encoding IS200/IS605 family transposase codes for the protein MVSLSPDNQISEFVKVLKASSSRLIRKEFKSHVDKYYWKPVFWSSSYLVNSSGGVSLDVLKKSIKQQDSPRS
- a CDS encoding RNA-guided endonuclease TnpB family protein — encoded protein: MRVTRRTTFRLYPTKSQESKLHYWRRLHKDLFKACLYHRKTEYQRFGNSISYYDQQNILPDFKECWPEYKELGAQALQATVKGVDYAFQRFFRGLSGYPKFKSARHDRGRTYPGISGWKAHTSGDNGYLELSNLGQIQMRGKARTWGTPTTCTIIWKPGKWYASITVNCEPKRETSTGAIGLDFGTHHAIACSDGTIIAPPKFLAKTQQKIKQLSKRLRRKRAPNFKKKIKASKRWRKARKQISRLQSKVTNQRQDWQHQVATQIVKSNSLVATEKSNIKGMTRKANKGSQRKHQKTGLNSSLLDVGIGNLTSLIRSKLSECSGVFVEVPLKIAPSQTCPRCGYKKKKELAERVHHCENCNFTAARDVAASMVMLNYALGLGTSLSNADAEPLSKTPQHCGGFRKVQQVKRQKPRR
- a CDS encoding DUF167 domain-containing protein; translated protein: MKIQVKVKPNSKQQRIEEADDESLFIYLKSPPIDGKANQELIELLAKKFKVTKSQVLIKSGLSSKNKLVEIAF